In Bos indicus x Bos taurus breed Angus x Brahman F1 hybrid chromosome 23, Bos_hybrid_MaternalHap_v2.0, whole genome shotgun sequence, the genomic window GTACACATTGTACTAATACCAGTTCCCTGGTTTTGATACTGTAATTAAGATGTAACAATGgagggaaacagagaaggcaatggtgccccactccagtactcttgcctggaaaatcccatggatggaggaacctggtgggctgaagtccacggggtcgctaagagtcagacacgcctgagcgacttccctttcacttttcactttcatgcattggagaaggaaatggcaacccactacagtgttcttgccttgagaatctcagggacaggggagcctggtgggctgacgtctatggggtcacacagagtcaggtgatttagcagtagcagcagcatggagggaAACTGGGTGGAAGGCACATTGGGACCTCTCTGTTTTGGCAACTTCTAGTGAACTtataatcatttgaaaataaaaatttaaaaacaaaaagtgtgtTCCATGTGACAGTGGtatagggaaaaataaaagggGGTGGATAAGGAAGGTGGGGATGGGAGTGGTGGTCTCATCTTAGAGGAGAGAGTGGTCAGGGAAGCCCCCCCTCTGGAGAAGGTGACATTAAATAGCAAAGTCTTGAAGGAGGTAAGAGTCAGAGTGAGCTACGAATATCGGAGGTAGAGCACTCTAAGCAGAGGGACCAGCCTGTGCAAAGACCCTAAGATAGGTGTGTACCTGGCCTTTTCAGGGAATCCGTGAGAGCAGAGGAGAGAATAGGCGATGAGGCAAAGAAATAATGGGGGGAACGGGAAGATCTTGTAAGCCACTGTAAGGATTTTAGCCTTTATCCTGAATGAACCAGCGACTCTGGAGCAGGGGCGTGAACGTCCAGCCTGTCTGCTGCCCAAGGCTGGAAGTAGAGAGGAGGAGGCTATTGCAGAAGCCTGGGGGAGAGATGCTGGTGGCCTGGAACAGGGTGGCGGAAGGGGCATGGTGAGCAGTGGCTTGACTGTTGGCAGGTTTTGAAGGCAGAGCCCTCAAGATGTTCTGAAGGGTTAGAAAGGGgtgtgagagaaagaaaggagtcaAGGAAGACCAGGGAGTTTTGGTTTGAGTAAGGGAGGCAGGTGTAAACAACAGCGGAGACAGGAAGGGTGGTGGAGAGAGCAGGTGTGGGGATGGGAATGTGTCAACTCAGAGGTTTAGTAAGATTCTGGGAAAGAAGTGGAATTGGCACTTGCATCTGTGAGTCTGGAGTTCAGGGAGAGGTCTGGGCGGGAAACAGGAACTTGAAAGGCATCAGCATATGGATAGTCTTTAACACTGAGTCTGTGAGTCTTTAACACCGTGTCACTAAGGCAGGGAGGAAGACAGAAGAGGAGGTTGGCAGAAGAACCGGGGAAAGATgcttgtggacagagaagcccagtgaagACAGATTTTCAAGGCGGTGGGAGGGGTGGTCAAACCACGGGGAGAGTTTAAGTGGGGAACTGTCTGTGGGGTTGGCTCAGTTGTCCTGAGTGAAGGCAGAGGGCGGGCTAATGTTGAGGGCCATCCGGTGAAAGCAGGAAACCCTTCTCTTCTCCCCCGGCCCTCCCTAGGAACACTCCATCAAGGTGCTGGAACTGATCTCCACCATCTGGGACTCAGAGCTGCACATTGCAGGCCTCAGACTCCTCAACAACTTCCCGCTGCCTGACTTTGTGCACCCGCAGCTGCGACGGGTGATGCCTGCCTTGATGGAGATCCTGCAGTCGGACTATATCCTGGCACAGGTGCCTGAGGATGGGGGCCCAGGCCCCGACCCCCTGCCCGGCCCTGGCACAACGCCTAGAGGGAGGAGCAGAGATTCGTGTCATCCCTGCTCAGGCCCATCTGCCTTCTCACGCGTGGCCCTTTGCTCTGTTCAGGTGCAAGCCATACGACTGCTGAGCAGCCTGGCACAGAAGAACGACCTTCTCTACGATATTCTCAACTGCCAGGTGAGAGAGGATCTGAGGGGCGGGCCGACGGGTGCTAACAGATATTGGGAAAGGCGGAATCGTGGGTTCTTCAGACACACTCAGCCCTGACAGGATCATCTTGTTCCTCTTTCTGCCCCCGCACTAGATACATACTGCAAACCGCCCCCTTCCTGTCCTCTCAACAGAATCAGATTTTCCTTTGAGGGACTTTCTGAACTCTGAGAGTCAGGAACACAGGTGACACAAATTAGTCTAGGTATCTTAGCAATAGGGAAAAATTACTTACAACATTGTGAAACGATCCCTACCATCTAATTAATTAACACAACTATCCCCTTACCTCACATATTTGtttttggtgagaacatttaagttctattctcttgctgctgctgccgctaagtcgcttcagtcgtgtccgactctgtgcgaccccatagacggcagcccaccaggctccgccgtccctgggattttccaggcaagaacactggagtgggttgccatttccttctccaatgcatgaaagtgaaaagtgaaagtgaagtcgctcagtcatgtctgactcttagcgaccccatggactgcagcctaccaggctcctccgtccatgggattttccaggcaagagtactggagtgggttgccattgccttctccgtccattcTCTTAGCtaatttcaattatataaaacagtattattaatatcaactatagtcaccatgttttgTATTAGATCATCagatctttttcatcttttagcTAAAAGTATGTacccttttgggcttccctggtggctcagacggtaaagaatccacctgcaatgcaggagacccggttcagtccctgggttgggaagatctcctggaggcgggcatggcaacccactccactgtttttacctggagaatccccatggacagaggagcctggggtcgcaaagagtcggacacgactaagcacagcatatgtACCCTTTTACTAACCTTTCCCTATtttcccacaccccaccccagcccccagcaactACTTTTCTACTGTTTATatgagtttgatttttttgtgtgtgtttaatattccacatgtaagtgataccatgcagtatttgtctttctctgtctggcttatctcacttagcataatgttcccTGAGcccatccatattgtcacaaatagcaggatttctttcttacagctgaataattataaagaaaaaaggacaTGTTTACCACCACAGTGGAAGATTTGGAAGGTTTTAACTATTGTTTCAGCAATTAATAGATAAATATCTAAAACTaggttacaaaaataaataaataaataaaataaaactaggtTACACTTGCTGCAAATAAATAAGCTTAAGCCATTAGATATATCCAGAACACTCGACAATTAGTACATGCACATTCCTCTCAAGTTCACAAGATATTTACAAACATTAGCCACACGCTAAGCTTTAAAAAGAAGCTCAACAAACTTCCCTGAATCAATATTATATCACTCATGTTTTATGACCACAATGGAATTATGTCAGAGAACGATATTGAAAACCAAAAGATTGCTACACAGTCGCATCTGAAACTCAGGTGTATTGGGGAGCTGAGGCAGTAGGAGGATGGAGGAACTTTAGAACTTGCCATGGACTTGATTCCTTACTGAATCCTGCTCGCAGGTGCACTGCAACTTCCTGAACCTGTTCCAGTCCACACAGCCTGGGAGTCTGCTGTTTGAGGTCCTGGTGTTTGCAGAGCGGTTGAGTGAAGGCCGGAGTTCACCCCACTACCGCGCCGTGAAGTGGCATTACAACGAACAGTCTTTACACGAAGCTCTCTTTGGGGACGACTCACGACTGGCAGACCGGCTGCTCGCCTTGGTCATCCACCCGGAGGAGGATGTTCAGATCCAGGCCTGCAAAGTCATAGTCAGCCTGCAGTGCCCCCAGGATGTGGGAATCCGGCCTTCCTGCCCACCCAGTCATTCCTGCTTTAATAACGGGGAATAAAATTATGGAGAGCCAATAAATGAGTAtgggagaggaggctggggacTGTGTCTGTCCTGGGCCTTCGGGGTGGGTGGAGACTTTAGCCAGCATAACTGCCTGTCAAAGAGTGGGCTTGTCTCCTCAAACGCATTCCCACTTCCCTGTTGAGTTGGACGGACTCCCTTCTCtcgctgctttttaaaatttatttattgtgacCAGAccatgcaacatgtgggatctaagcctgcacccccttcagtggaagtgtGGGCTCTTAACaactggacagccagagaagtcccttattaatttttttttgagcgataattttttattggcgtatagttgatttatagtgttgtattCGTTTCTTCGatacagcaaaatgagtcagttacacatatacctactctttaaaaattttttattttgtattggggtacagccgattaacaaacaatgttgtggtagtttcaggtgaacaacgaAGGGGCTCGGCCAcacatatacgtgtatccattctcccccaaacttccctcccatccaggctgccgtgtgacactgagcagagttccatgtactatacGGTAGATCCCTGTTGGTCATCCATTTCcaacacagcagtgtgtacacgtgcatccataactatcccttcctctcaTCCTTCCCCTGGGAACCATAAGCTTGTTCttgaagtctgtgaatctgtttctgctttgtaagttcatttgtatcatttctttttagactccacatataagtgacgtcatatgatatttctccttctctgacttactccactcagtatgacactctctgggtctgtccatgttgctgcaaatggcattatttcattctttttaatgaccgagtaatattccattgtatatatgtaccacatctgtatccattcctctgttgatggacatttaggttgcttccatgtcttggctattggaaacagtgctgcaatgaatactggggtgcatggatcctttcagatcatgtttttctcccaatatatgctcaggagtggaattgcaggattgcttatttaacttctatgcagagtacatcatgagaaacgctgggctggaagaagcacaagctagaatcaagatggccaggaaaaatatcaataacctcagatatgcagatgacaccacccttatggcagaaagtgaagaggaactaaaaagcctcttgatgaaagtgaaagaggagagtgaaaaagttggcttaaagctcaacattcagaaaacgaagatcatgtcatctggccccatcacttcaggggaaatagatggggaaacagtggcaacagtgccagactttatttttctgggctccaaaatcactgcagatggtgactgcagccatgaaattaaaagacgcttactccttggcaggaaagttatgaccaatctagataacatattcaaaagcagagacattactttgcccacaaaggtccgtctagtcaaggctatgttttttgcagtggtcatgtatggatgtaagagttcgactgtgaagaaggctgagcgccgaagaattgatgactttgaactgtggtgttggagaagactcttgagagtcccttggactgcaaggagatccaaccagtccattctgaaggagatcagccctgggatttcttaggaaggactgatgctaaagctgaaactccagctttagctttggccacctcatgtgaagggttgactcattggaaaagactctgatgctgggagggattgggggcaggaggagaaggggacggcagaggatgagatggctggatggcatcaccaacttgatggacgtgagtttgggtgaactccgggagttggtgatggacagggaggcctggcgtgctgcgattcatggggtcgcaaagagtcggacacgactgagtgaccgaactgaaagCAGcgctgtttttagttttttaaggaacctccatatagCATAGCATACTGTTCTCCGtggtggctataccaatttacattcccaccaacggtgcagGAGCGTTTCCTTATCTCCACAGcctttccagcatttactgtttgtggactttttgat contains:
- the ARMC12 gene encoding armadillo repeat-containing protein 12 isoform X1; the protein is MSCICQRPRQMDIRKGVVSLATGAGAVYLLYKAIKAGIKCQPPFCSASPICIARLAIERERHGRDSGELRRLLNSLECKQDPYTRSMILHSITRCVYLLESEASACTNDDITLVGSMLDDKDNSVKIQALNTLKAFSGIRKFRLKIQEHSIKVLELISTIWDSELHIAGLRLLNNFPLPDFVHPQLRRVMPALMEILQSDYILAQVQAIRLLSSLAQKNDLLYDILNCQVHCNFLNLFQSTQPGSLLFEVLVFAERLSEGRSSPHYRAVKWHYNEQSLHEALFGDDSRLADRLLALVIHPEEDVQIQACKVIVSLQCPQDVGIRPSCPPSHSCFNNGE
- the ARMC12 gene encoding armadillo repeat-containing protein 12 isoform X2, which produces MSCICQRPRQMDIRKGVVSLATGAGAVYLLYKAIKAGIKCQPPFCSASPICIARECPRPGERARPQEVPIPQPEPVWGGCLGLAIERERHGRDSGELRRLLNSLECKQDPYTRSMILHSITRCVYLLESEASACTNDDITLVGSMLDDKDNSVKIQALNTLKAFSGIRKFRLKIQEHSIKVLELISTIWDSELHIAGLRLLNNFPLPDFVHPQLRRVMPALMEILQSDYILAQVQAIRLLSSLAQKNDLLYDILNCQVHCNFLNLFQSTQPGSLLFEVLVFAERLSEGRSSPHYRAVKWHYNEQSLHEALFGDDSRLADRLLALVIHPEEDVQIQACKVIVSLQCPQDVGIRPSCPPSHSCFNNGE